The segment GATGTGCGCGCCAACGAGGTGCGTTTCGGCTACCGCGCGGGCAGCGACGTGCTGCACGGAGTCAGCCTGCGGGTGCGGCCCGGCACCCGGCTGGCGCTGGTCGGCCCGTCGGGCGCCGGCAAGTCCACCCTGGGCCGGCTGCTCGCGGGGATCTACGCCCCGCGCACGGGCGAGGTGACGCTGGGCGGGGCCGAGCTGGCGCGGATGCCGGCCGAGCGGGTACGCACGCATGTGGCGCTGGTCAACCAGGAGCACCATGTGTTCGTCGGCTCGCTCCGCGACAACCTGCGGCTCGCCCGGGCCGGGGCGGACGACCCGGAGCTGTGGGAGGCCCTGGAAGCGGTGGACGCCGACGACTGGGCCCGCGGCCTCGACGACGGCCTGGACACCGAGGTCGGCTCCGGCGGCGCCGCGCTGACCCCGGCCCAGGCCCAGCAGGTCGCCCTGGCCCGGCTGGTCCTCGCCGACCCGCACACTCTGGTGCTCGACGAGGCCACCTCGCTGCTCGACCCGCGCGCCGCCCGGCACCTGGAGCGGTCCCTCGCCCGGGTGCTGGACGGACGCACGGTGGTCGCCATCGCCCACCGGCTGCACACCGCTCATGACGCGGATGTGATCGCGGTGGTCGAGGACGGCCGGATCAGCGAGTTCGGCAGCCACCACCAGCTCGTCGAGGCGGACGGGGCGTACGCGGCCCTGTGGCGCTCCTGGCACGGCTAGGCCCTGTCCGGGGGCGCCGGCGTGGTCTAGCCGAGCACGTTGAGCGCCCCCACGGCGCCTGCGACGCCGAGGAGGAAGAAGACCGGGGTCAGCACCTTGATCTCGACCCAGCTGCCGGCCCGGAATCGCATGAACTTCGGCGGTCCCAGTGGGTACCAGCGCTTGCGCCCTATCGGTATGGGCCACAGGATCGGGCAGCCGGAGACGGTCAGGGCGTCGCCGATGCAGTGCACCAGGGCGCCCAGCACGATGGGCAGGCCGATCCACAGGTAGTGCTGGCTGGGGTCGGTGAAGAGCCAGCCCTTGCCGTTCTCCGTGCTGTCCAGCACATCGGCGAGCATCCAGGCGCTGGTGGCGCCGAGCAGCCAGATCAGGATGTCGCTGGAGGCCCGGGCCTGCTTCCACAGCAGGCCCTCCAGGGCGAGCACCATGTGGACGAAGAGGATCGCCAGCACCGCCCAGCGGCCGCCCCACCAGGCCGCCGCCGAGCAGCCGCCACCGAGCAGGACAGCCCAGACCCAGGTGTGGGTGAGCGTGCGGTGGCCGCCGGAGCGGCGCGGGTCGGCGGTCGACCGGGTCGCCGTGTAGGTCGCGTAGGAGATCTTGTCGATGATCTCGCACAGCGCGCGCGAGACCGGGCCGAAGGCCCGCGATATGGTCGCGGCCTTGTGGTCGAGGTCGGGGGCGAGAGCCGCCCCCGCGCAGATCAGGGCACCGACCACGAGCGTCGGCCAGGGCATGGGGTTGTCCAGCGCGGCGGCCGCCGCGCCCACCCCCAGCCATGCTGTCGCTCCGGACAGTGAGTGCGCCGGTCCCATCATGTTCTGGCCCCGCCCCTTTCGGCCCGCCTGCAGGCGGAGTTGACGCGTAATCGACGGCACACCATACCGCCGGTTGATCTTCCGCTGTGCCGCCGGTTCCCTCCCCGGCCCCTGAGGCAGGCAAGATGGTGGGGTGACCCTTATCGATCAGCTGCCTTCCGAGGCCGACCCCGATGCCCTGTTCGAATCGTTCTCGACTTGGGCGGAGAGTCAAGGCATCGCGCTCTACCCCGCTCAGGAGGAGGCGCTGATCGAGGTCGTCTCGGGTGCGAACGTGATCCTGTCGACCCCGACCGGCTCCGGAAAGAGCCTGGTCGCGGCGGGTGCGCACTTCGCCGCTCTGGCCCGGGACGAGGTCACCTTCTACACCGCGCCCATCAAGGCACTGGTCTCCGAGAAGTTCTTCGACCTGTGCAAGCTCTTCGGCACCGAGAACGTCGGCATGCTGACCGGCGACGCCTCTGTGAACCCGGACGCCCCGGTGATCTGCTGCACCGCCGAGGTGCTCGCGTCCATAGCGCTCCGGGACGGCAAGAACGCCGACGTCGGCCAGGTCGTCATGGACGAGTTCCACTTCTACGCCGAGGCCGACCGGGGCTGGGCCTGGCAGATCCCGATCCTGGAACTGCCCCAGGCTCAGTTCCTGCTGATGTCGGCCACGCTCGGTGATGTCTCCCGCTTCGAGAAGGACCTCACCCGCCGCACCGGACGGCCGACCGCCGTCGTACGCTCCGCGCACCGCCCCGTGCCGCTGTCGTACGAATACGTGACCACCCCGCTCACCGAGACGCTGACCGAGCTGCTGGAGACCCGTCAGTCGCCGGTCTACATCGTGCACTTCACCCAGGCCGCCGCCGTGGAGCGGGCGCAGGCGCTGATGAGCATCAACATGTGCACCCGGGCGGAGAAGGACGCCATCGCCGACCTCATCGGCAACTTCCGCTTCACCACCAAGTTCGGCCAGAACCTGTCCCGCTACGTCCGGCACGGCATCGGCGTGCACCACGCCGGGATGCTGCCCAAGTACCGCCGCCTGGTGGAGAAGCTGGCACAGGCCGGTCTGCTGAAGGTGATCTGCGGCACCGACACCCTCGGTGTCGGCGTCAACGTGCCCATCCGTACGGTGCTGTTCACCGCCCTCACCAAGTACGACGGCAACCGGGTGCGCACCCTGCGGTCGCGGGAGTTCCACCAGATCGCCGGGCGTGCGGGCCGGGCCGGCTTCGACACCTCCGGGTTCGTGGTGGCGCAGGCGCCCGAGCATGTCATCGAGAACGAGAAGGCGCTGGCGAAGGCCGGGGACGACCCGAAGAAGCGCCGCAAGGTGGTCCGCAAGAAGGCGCCGGAGGGTTTCGTCGGCTGGACGGACAGCACCTTCGAGCGGCTCATCGCATCCGATCCGGAGCCGCTCACCTCCCGCTTCCGCGTC is part of the Streptomyces sp. NBC_01262 genome and harbors:
- a CDS encoding metal-dependent hydrolase, giving the protein MMGPAHSLSGATAWLGVGAAAAALDNPMPWPTLVVGALICAGAALAPDLDHKAATISRAFGPVSRALCEIIDKISYATYTATRSTADPRRSGGHRTLTHTWVWAVLLGGGCSAAAWWGGRWAVLAILFVHMVLALEGLLWKQARASSDILIWLLGATSAWMLADVLDSTENGKGWLFTDPSQHYLWIGLPIVLGALVHCIGDALTVSGCPILWPIPIGRKRWYPLGPPKFMRFRAGSWVEIKVLTPVFFLLGVAGAVGALNVLG
- a CDS encoding DEAD/DEAH box helicase — encoded protein: MTLIDQLPSEADPDALFESFSTWAESQGIALYPAQEEALIEVVSGANVILSTPTGSGKSLVAAGAHFAALARDEVTFYTAPIKALVSEKFFDLCKLFGTENVGMLTGDASVNPDAPVICCTAEVLASIALRDGKNADVGQVVMDEFHFYAEADRGWAWQIPILELPQAQFLLMSATLGDVSRFEKDLTRRTGRPTAVVRSAHRPVPLSYEYVTTPLTETLTELLETRQSPVYIVHFTQAAAVERAQALMSINMCTRAEKDAIADLIGNFRFTTKFGQNLSRYVRHGIGVHHAGMLPKYRRLVEKLAQAGLLKVICGTDTLGVGVNVPIRTVLFTALTKYDGNRVRTLRSREFHQIAGRAGRAGFDTSGFVVAQAPEHVIENEKALAKAGDDPKKRRKVVRKKAPEGFVGWTDSTFERLIASDPEPLTSRFRVTHAMLLSVIARPGNAFDAMRHLLEDNHEDRRSQLRHIRRAIAIYRSLVAGGVVERLEKPDAEGRIVRLTVDLQQDFALNQPLSTFALASFELLEPESPSYALDMLSVVESILDDPRQILAAQQNKARGEAVAAMKADGIEYEERMERLQDVSYVKPLEELLFHAYGVYRKSHPWVGDHTLSPKSVVRDMYERAMTFSEFVSYYELARTEGIVLRYLAGAYKALEHTVPDDLKSEDLQDLIAWLGELVRQVDSSLLDEWEQLANPEVMTAEEAQERADQVKPVTSNARAFRVLVRNAMFRRVELAALDRFQELAEMEESGTGSRWDADAWAEAMDAYWDEYDDLGTGPDARGPKLLQIEEQPANRLWRVRQVFADPNDDHGWGISAEVDLDASDEEGRAVVRVTDVGEL